A region of the Halalkalibaculum roseum genome:
AGTTCAGAATAAACCGCATAAAGGTAGTTTGAGACATATACTGCAATACCTTTGAACACAAAAAAGAAAATCATAGTAACCAAAACAGAATACAGTGATATTCCAAGACCTAAAAATTCAATCGAGTCTATGATAAATTTAAGATTCCCCATTGACTCACCAGAGCTTGGCTCTCCATCGGCTGCCATTTCAAGGAGAGGAACAAACATGGCTAGCCCAAACCCATCAAGCAGGCCTACAAATAGACCAATACCCAGCAAAGGAAAAATTCGCCAACCGAGATACTCATAATAGTATCTTACATTTTCTTTAAATCTCTTTAAAATGTCTACTTTCATTTATCTTTTTACTTGACTAAACATTGGTTCAATTTATAGTGTAAAGTTATTCTCCATCACAGTTTCACACCAATCATTATTATCCAGGTACCACTGAATGGTTTTTTTGATTCCACTTTCAAAGGTTTCTTCGGGTGTCCATCCTAATTCTCTTTCAATTTTGGAGGCATCAATAGCGTAGCGGAAATCGTGTCCGGGTCGGTCGGTGACAAATGAAATTTGCCTTCTGTAACTTTCTCCTGAATCTTTTGGTACCAATTCATCCAGTATGGAGCAGATAGTGTGAACTACCTCAATGTTTTGCTTTTCGTTGTGACCACCGATATTGTAAGTCTCACCGGGTAGGCCTTCTTGTACTACCTTTAGTAATGCCCGGACGTGATCATCTACATAGAGCCAATCACGTACATTTTCGCCGGTTCCATAAACAGGAATTTCATTTCTCTGCAGGGCTTTTAAAATTACAACAGGAATTAGTTTTTCAGGAAATTGGTAGGGGCCGTAGTTGTTGGAACAGTTGGTGATCATGGTTGGTAAACCATAAGTATGATACCATGCTCTTACCAAATGGTCGGAAGAAGCTTTACTCGATGAGTAGGGTGAACGAGGATCATAAGGCGTTTCTTCGGTGAAAAAACCCTCTTTTCCCAATTCACCATATACCTCATCCGTAGAAACATGAAGGAATCGAAAGTTGTCTTTTCGCTCATCCTCTAAATCCTGCCAGTAATTCTTGACTTCCTCTAATAGCGCATGCGTCCCATTAATATTGGTTTTAATGAATTCAGCAGAACCATCAATAGAGCGATCTACATGAGATTCTGCTGCAAGATGCATAATGGCATCCGGCTGATAGTCATTGACTATCCGATTAATGATTTCACCATCACAAATATCAACCTGCTCAAATTGGTAGCGGTCAGAATCAGCGACAGATTCCAAGGATTCTAAATGTCCGGCATAAGTAAGCTTGTCAACATTCAAAACTTTATGATTCGTTTCATTGATGATCATCCGGACTAAAGCCGAACCGATAAATCCTGCCCCGCCTGTTACAATGATTTTTTGTATTTGTCCCATTTTTAGTACCTTTTCTACGCTCTACCACTTTAAATATGAATATTAATTTTTTAATTATTAGGACTAAATTTATTTTTTAAAAATAAAATAAATTTTCCTTCATGTTCCATCGCCATCCCACTAAACTGCAAGCTTGAATTTAACAAAACCGAATAGGTTCCTCTTAAATGGTTTCCCATTCTTTTATCAGGTATGACTTTTTGCAGTGGATGTATACCTTTATTTCCCTACTTCAGAAGCCTGTTCCCCATCCACTGAGAAAGTTGGATCGACGTGTTCTTTTATGAGCTTTCTCAAGGAATCTATGGTTTCCCATTCTGAATTTTCGCCGGAGTTATAGCAAAATCCGGGTTCAACCTTTTCGGCACCAAAGTGTTCAATAAAATCTTCCATTTTAAAACGGGGCGAATGAGGCAGAATTACATAATAATCACCCAGATCGTAGGTATTATAGGAATCGGAAGTTGTAATCATTTCTTCATGAATCTTTTCACCGGGCCTGATGCCAACAACCGGCTTTTCACATTTTGGACCAATGGCTTCCGCCACATCGGTAATTTTATAAGAAGAAATCTTCGGTACGAATAATTCCCCCCCCCAGGCATGTTCAAGAGCATACAAAACCATATCTACCCCACCCTGTAACGTGATATTGAATCTCGTCATTTCCGGGTCGGTAATGGGTAGCACTCCTTTTTCTCTTTTCTTTAAAAAGAAAGGTATAACCGAACCGTTTGATCCCATTACGTTTCCGTATCGCACTACTGAGAATGTAATGGGATTCCAACCTTTAATATTATTGGCAGCTATAAACAGCTTGTCTGAGGTCAACTTTGTAGCACCATATAAATTGATTGGAGCAGCTGCCTTATCCGTTGAAAGCGCGACCACTTTCTCTACGTCGGTTTCCAGGCAGGCATTAATCAGGTTTTCTGCACCAAGTACGTTGGTCTTGACACATTCCATAGGATTATATTCGGCAATCGGTACATGTTTTAAGGCCGCCGCATGAATCACATAATCAATTCCTTTCAAGGCTCTCTTCAAACGATCCGCGTCACGAACATCCCCAATAAAAAATCTGGTTTGTGGAAATTCTTCTTTGGGAAATTCCTGAGCCATTTGAAATTGTTTCTGTTCATCCCTGGAAAAAATGACGAGTCGTCTTACCGTGGGTGTAAGACTAAGAATGTGCTTGGTAAGGGCTTTACCCAGCGATCCGGTGCCTCCCGTAATTAATAAAGATTTATCTTCAAGATTCATAATGACTGTTAAGTTTAAAAAATATTTTGATGGATATGAGCTGATTAATTTTATTTAATAAAAGTATTTCTTTCAGCTTCAACCTAGGGACAAGCTGATATTTAAATGCTGTAGTTCTATTTCAATAAATTTCACTATCCTAAATCGGTCATTATAAGTGTTATAATTAATGTAGTTATTTATTAAACCCTTCATTAGATTCAACCAGATTTTTTATCGGCAACTTTATTATCTCCTTCAGAATATGTTCCAGTAATTTTAGATGTTTGACGGGTATACCAAGCGATTCAAGATCATTTTTGTGTCTGTAGTAAGCTTCAATTGATTTTCCCGAAAGAATATTTCTGGCAAATTGAACATAAAAGATGTTTATCCTTTCAGGAATTCTCTTTTCCATTTCTTCTTCAGTTAGAAAGTACGGCGCATAGTCAAGATGGGTTTTTAAATATCCGAGCATAAATCTCGAATATTTTTTTGCTTTTGTTTCTGTTACCGAATCTTTATGCCGGCGCGTATATGATAAAACCTGATGAACAAAACCAAAATCAGATTCTTTCAAGATATCCAGACAAGCAGAAACATCCCCTTGGAGTATTGTTTCATCATATACTTTTTCTCTCTTTATAATCAAATCGGACCGTATCAATAATGTGGAGGGTGCACCAAAATAGTACTCCTCATGTAACAAAAATCTTCTGCAAATTTCTTTGCCTGATATTTTATGACTAGGATAAGGTAATCCACTGGGCCCAACTATATCGTTGACCAATCGGTAAGAACTAACCAACCCCACACTCGGATATTCTTCCGAAAGTGCTACCATACGTGACACACACTCGGGGAAAAGCAGGTCATCCGCATGAATAACTTTACAATATTTACTTTCCGGCGAGATCTGTCGAAATGCATGGTTGAGATTTTTTAATACTTCCAGGTGCTGTTTATTATTATGAATCCTAATTCTATCATCCCTTTCGGCATACTTCTCTGCAATTTCAAGCGATCGGTCAGTACTGCAATTGTTTACAATTACATATTCCCAATTCTGATACGTTTGTTCAAGCACACTTTCAATGCACTGAGTAAGATATTTTTCACCATTATAAACAGGTGTCACAATACTTACAAAGGGCTCGTTTTCATTCTTTTTAGTATTCTTAAACTTCAAAATTAATTGCCGCCTGCTTTTTTTAAATTTCTAAAATCAAGAACAAATTTTATTTAGACATCTTTGATGATTAATCTGGGTTAACATAATACTAATCACATGATCAATTTTCTGCAGTAAAATGCTTCAGCATAATTTGTTTTAGATGCACATTGTACCCCTCTTAATCTTGGTAAAGACCATAACAATGAATCGTCAAACCACTGCTTTTTGAGCTGGCTTTTAAAACAGGTAACCAAAATTTCTTTTTTTTTCTCTATATACTCTTCTTTAAGAGGAACAAATAGATTGGGGTTACCAATGTCACCATCATATTTAGGGATCTCATATTCAAGTATCAGGTGATTGCGAAAGGTATTCCAGGTAAATTTATTAATAAGCTTATGATCCTGATGGAGGTCACTTCTATAATGGGTAAATATAATATCGGGGTCAAAGGAATCCTTAATACTTTCAAAAACATCCTTTACTGTATCCCATTCTGAAGGTAAATAACCGTCTTTGAAATCAAGTATTTGTGTTTCAACTTTATTTACAGCACCCATAAATTGACCCACACTGGAAAGGGCCTCCTTCTTTCGTGTTTTATTGGAAGTAAATACAACCCAATTTACTAGGTCTATCTCATATTCTTCTATAAATTTTAAAAGAGTTCCCCCACACCCAATTTCTATATCATCACAATGAGCTCCTAAACAAAGGATTTTCAGTCCCTCATTCTTAGCATCCAAAAATGTAAGACTCTGCATATATTAATCCCCGTTATCTTTCCACACTTTCCAGGGAGTTTTTCCTTCTGCATATAAATCGTCAATCAGCTGTTTATCTTTGAAAGTATCAAGAGCTGTCCAAAATCCATCATATTTGTAGCCATGTAACTGATTGGCTTTAATCAACCTTTGAAAAGGTTCGACAACTAATTCTTCCCCTTTTTTCATATAGTCAAAAATTTCTTTTTTGAAAATAAAATATCCGGTATTTACTCTTAGACCGGAATCTCCAATAGGACTGATAC
Encoded here:
- a CDS encoding glycosyltransferase family 2 protein, which translates into the protein MKFKNTKKNENEPFVSIVTPVYNGEKYLTQCIESVLEQTYQNWEYVIVNNCSTDRSLEIAEKYAERDDRIRIHNNKQHLEVLKNLNHAFRQISPESKYCKVIHADDLLFPECVSRMVALSEEYPSVGLVSSYRLVNDIVGPSGLPYPSHKISGKEICRRFLLHEEYYFGAPSTLLIRSDLIIKREKVYDETILQGDVSACLDILKESDFGFVHQVLSYTRRHKDSVTETKAKKYSRFMLGYLKTHLDYAPYFLTEEEMEKRIPERINIFYVQFARNILSGKSIEAYYRHKNDLESLGIPVKHLKLLEHILKEIIKLPIKNLVESNEGFNK
- the rfbB gene encoding dTDP-glucose 4,6-dehydratase, encoding MGQIQKIIVTGGAGFIGSALVRMIINETNHKVLNVDKLTYAGHLESLESVADSDRYQFEQVDICDGEIINRIVNDYQPDAIMHLAAESHVDRSIDGSAEFIKTNINGTHALLEEVKNYWQDLEDERKDNFRFLHVSTDEVYGELGKEGFFTEETPYDPRSPYSSSKASSDHLVRAWYHTYGLPTMITNCSNNYGPYQFPEKLIPVVILKALQRNEIPVYGTGENVRDWLYVDDHVRALLKVVQEGLPGETYNIGGHNEKQNIEVVHTICSILDELVPKDSGESYRRQISFVTDRPGHDFRYAIDASKIERELGWTPEETFESGIKKTIQWYLDNNDWCETVMENNFTL
- a CDS encoding PIG-L deacetylase family protein; translation: MQSLTFLDAKNEGLKILCLGAHCDDIEIGCGGTLLKFIEEYEIDLVNWVVFTSNKTRKKEALSSVGQFMGAVNKVETQILDFKDGYLPSEWDTVKDVFESIKDSFDPDIIFTHYRSDLHQDHKLINKFTWNTFRNHLILEYEIPKYDGDIGNPNLFVPLKEEYIEKKKEILVTCFKSQLKKQWFDDSLLWSLPRLRGVQCASKTNYAEAFYCRKLIM
- the pseB gene encoding UDP-N-acetylglucosamine 4,6-dehydratase (inverting); this translates as MNLEDKSLLITGGTGSLGKALTKHILSLTPTVRRLVIFSRDEQKQFQMAQEFPKEEFPQTRFFIGDVRDADRLKRALKGIDYVIHAAALKHVPIAEYNPMECVKTNVLGAENLINACLETDVEKVVALSTDKAAAPINLYGATKLTSDKLFIAANNIKGWNPITFSVVRYGNVMGSNGSVIPFFLKKREKGVLPITDPEMTRFNITLQGGVDMVLYALEHAWGGELFVPKISSYKITDVAEAIGPKCEKPVVGIRPGEKIHEEMITTSDSYNTYDLGDYYVILPHSPRFKMEDFIEHFGAEKVEPGFCYNSGENSEWETIDSLRKLIKEHVDPTFSVDGEQASEVGK